The genomic region AGCGTTCTATGTGTGAAGAAGGTGTACCGTGAGGAGTGCTGGAACGCATAGAAGTGAGAATGCCGGTATGAGTAGCGAAAGACAGGTGAGAATCCTGTCCACCGTAAGACTAAGGTTTCCAGGGGAAGGCTCGTCCGCCCTGGGTTAGTCGGGACCTAAGGAGAGACCGAAAGGTGTATCCGATGGACAACAGGTTGATATTCCTGTACTAGAGTATGTAGTGATGGAGGGACGCAGTAGGCTAACTAAAGCAGACGATTGGAAGTGTCTGTCTAAGCAGTGAGGTGTGATATGAGTCAAATGCTTATATCTATAACATTGAGCTGTGATGGGGAGCGAAGTTTAGTAGCGAAGTTAGTGACGTCACACTGCCAAGAAAAGCTTCTAGCGTTTAAGCATACTCTACCCGTACCGCAAACCGACACAGGTAGTCGAGGCGAGTAGCCTCAGGTGAGCGAGAGAACTCTCGTTAAGGAACTCGGCAAAATGACCCCGTAACTTCGGGAGAAGGGGTGCTGACTTTAAGTCAGCCGCAGTGAATAGGCCCAAGCAACTGTTTATCAAAAACACAGCTCTCTGCTAAATCGTAAGATGATGTATAGGGGGTGACGCCTGCCCGGTGCTGGAAGGTTAAGAGGAGTGCTTAGCGTAAGCGAAGGTATGAATTGAAGCCCCAGTAAACGGCGGCCGTAACTATAACGGTCCTAAGGTAGCGAAATTCCTTGTCGGGTAAGTTCCGACCCGCACGAAAGGCGTAATGATTTGGGCACTGTCTCAACGAGAGACTCGGTGAAATTTTAGTACCTGTGAAGATGCAGGTTACCCGCGACAGGACGGAAAGACCCCATGGAGCTTTACTGCAGTTTGATATTGAGTGTCTGTACCACATGTACAGGATAGGTAGGAGTCTATGAGATCGGGACGCCAGTTTCGAAGGAGACGTTGTTGGGATACTACCCTTGTGTTATGGCCACTCTAACCCAGATAGGTGATCCCTATCGGAGACAGTGTCTGACGGGCAGTTTGACTGGGGCGGTCGCCTCCTAAAAGGTAACGGAGGCGCCCAAAGGTTCCCTCAGAATGGTTGGAAATCATTCGCAGAGTGTAAAGGTATAAGGGAGCTTGACTGCGAGAGCTACAACTCGAGCAGGGACGAAAGTCGGGCTTAGTGATCCGGTGGTTCCGTATGGAAGGGCCATCGCTCAACGGATAAAAGCTACCCTGGGGATAACAGGCTTATCTCCCCCAAGAGTTCACATCGACGGGGAGGTTTGGCACCTCGATGTCGGCTCGTCGCATCCTGGGGCTGTAGTCGGTCCCAAGGGTTGGGCTGTTCGCCCATTAAAGCGGCACGCGAGCTGGGTTCAGAACGTCGTGAGACAGTTCGGTCCCTATCCGTCGCGGGCGTAGGAAATTTGAGAGGATCTGCTCCTAGTACGAGAGGACCAGAGTGGACTTACCGCTGGTGTACCAGTTGTCTTGCCAAAGGCATCGCTGGGTAGCTATGTAGGGAAGGGATAAACGCTGAAAGCATCTAAGTGTGAAACCCACCTCAAGATGAGATTTCCCATGATTTTATATCAGTAAGAGCCCTGAGAGATGATCAGGTAGATAGGTTAGAAGTGGAAGTGTGGCGACACATGTAGCGGACTAATACTAATAGCTCGAGGACTTATCCAAAGTAACTGAGAATATGAAAGCGAACGGTTTTCTTGGTTTGAATAGATATTCAATTTTGAGTAGGTATTACTCAGAGTTAAGTGACGATAGCCTAGGAGATACACCTGTACCCATGCCGAACACAGAAGTTAAGCCCTAGAACGCCGGAAGTAGTTGGGGGTTGCCCCCTGTGAGATATGGAAGTCGCTTAGCTCTAGGGAGTTTAGCTCAGCTGGGAGAGCATCTGCCTTACAAGCAGAGGGTCAGCGGTTCGATCCCGTTAACTCCCATTTAAGCGGGTGTAGTTTAGTGGTAAAACTACAGCCTTCCAAGCTGTTGTCGCGAGTTCGATTCTCGTCACCCGCTTTGAACTTTGTTCAAATTACCAAGTTTTTAACTTGGGCGCGTAGCTCAGGTGGTTAGAGCGCACGCCTGATAAGCGTGAGGTCGGTGGTTCGAGTCCACTCGTGCCCATAAAGTTTGGTCCGTTGGTCAAGGGGTTAAGACACCGCCTTTTCACGGCGGTAACACGGGTTCGAATCCCGTACGGACTATTTTGGAGGATTACCCAAGTCCGGCTGAAGGGAACGGTCTTGAAAACCGTCAGGCGTGTAAAAGCGTGCGTGGGTTCGAATCCCACATCCTCCTTTTGTATTAACGCGGGATGGAGCAGCTCGGTAGCTCGTCGGGCTCATAACCCGAAGGTCGTAGGTTCAAATCCTGCTCCCGCAATAAGGCTCGGTAGCTCAGTTGGTAGAGCAATGGATTGAAGCTCCATGTGTCGGCGGTTCGATTCCGTCTCGCGCCATTTATATATTTTGGAAGGGTAGCGAAGAGGCTAAACGCGGCGGACTGTAAATCCGCTCCTTCGGGTTCGGGGGTTCGAATCCCTCCCCTTCCATTTTACGGGCATAGTTTAAAGGTAGAACTAAGGTCTCCAAAACCTTCAGTGTGGGTTCAATTCCTACTGCCCGTGTTAATAGAATTATGGCGGGTGTGGTGAAGTGGTTAACACACCAGATTGTGGCTCTGGCATGCGTGGGTTCGATCCCCATCACTCGCCTATTTTATATTATTGGGGTATAGCCAAGCGGTAAGGCAAGGGACTTTGACTCCCTCATGCGTTGGTTCGAATCCAGCTACCCCAGTTACTATTTGCCGGCGTGGCGGAATTGGCAGACGCGCTGGACTCAAAATCCAGTGTCCGCAAGGACGTGCCGGTTCGACCCCGGCCGCCGGTATAGTATAGAGTTAAGGAACGTTGTAAATCTTCGTTCCTTTTTTATATTATTTTTGGTATAATAATAGTTATTCAAATTTTATTTAGATTATGAAAGTGTAGGGAAGTATGTCTCGTTCTATCGATTTATTAAAACATCGGTATTTGAAAAATATTAAAGAAAATCCTGAATTGTTTGTCGGGATTGAGCTGGAATATCCTGTTGTAAACTTGGAAGGGGATGCTACAGATGTTGAAGTTATCAAGTACTTATTCCGATATTTAGTTTCTGCTTTGGATTTTACTGTCGAAAAGGTTGATGATTTTGGGACTCCTATTCAGTTAGTGGAGCCAGCAAGTCAGGATGTTATTTTATTTGAAGTTTCCTATACTACGATTGAGTTTGCATTTGGTAAGGCTGAAACAATTCAAGAGGTCGAAAATCGTTTTAATAATTATATGGATGTAATTCAGAGAAAATTAGGCGAATCCAATCATGCTATCGTTGGCTGCGGTATTCATCCCAACTGGAATAAAAATGAGAATACTCCAGTTGCTTATCCACGTTATCAGATGTTAGTGGACTATTTGAATTTGAGTAGAAATATGGCTGAATCAGACTTGCATCATTTCCCTGAATATGGTGCTTTTATCTGTGGGAGTCAGGTTCAGTTGGATGTTTCAAAGTCTAACTACTTACGAGTGATTAATGCTTTTACCCAAATTGAAGGGGCTAAGGCTTATTTACTTGCCAATTCTGAGTTTTCAGGTGAGGATTGGGATACGAAAATTTCAAGGGATATTTTCTGGGAAGAATCGATGCATGGTATATATCCAGAGAATGTTGGTGTCAATGCTAGGCTCTTTAAAGATGAGGATGATTTTTTTGATTATCTAGATCATTCTGCAATTTTTACTGCGGAACGCGATGGGCAAACCTATTATTTTTATCCGATTCAGGCAAGGGACTATTTGGCTACAACTGAAATCCAAGCATATGCTCTTAATGGGGATGAGATTCTTATTTACCCTCAAGAGAAGGATTTTGAAACTCATCGTAGTTATCAGTACCAAGACTTAACGACTCGGGGTACAGTTGAGTTTCGTAGTGTGTGTACTCAACCTCTAGAGAGAACCTTCGCTTCTGCAGCTTTTCACTTAGGATTGTTGGTTAATTTAGATAAGTTAGAAGCTTACTTAGAAACAGCGACTTTCTTTAAAGAATTTGGGCGAAATTACAAGTTTTTAAGACGACAATTTTCTAAGAAAAAGCTTACAAATGAGGAAGAAACTGCGATTATTGAATTTTCCAAACACATACTCCTGCTAGCTTGCGAAGGACTGGAGATGAGAAATAAGCAAGAAACAAGCTATTTACAGCCTTTGAAAGAAGAATTGGGCCTATAATTTCTCTTATAAAAGGAGAATTTTCTGAAAAATCATGATATAATGGAAGAGACTATAGATAAAGGATAGAGAGTAATGACATTAGTTTATCAATCAACACGTGATGCCAACAATACAGTAACTGCTAGCCAAGCAATTTTGCAAGGTTTGGCAACGGATGGTGGTTTGTTTACACCAGTCACTTATCCAAAGGTAGATTTGGACTTTGACAAATTGAAAGATGCTTCTTATCAGGAAGTTGCTAAGTTAGTTTTGTCAGCCTTTTTAGATGACTTTACGGCTGAGGAGTTGGACTACTGTATCAATAATGCCTACGATAGCAAGTTTGATACTCCAGCTATAGCGCCTTTGGTGAAATTAGACGGCCAATACAACTTGGAACTGTTTCATGGTTCAACGATTGCCTTTAAGGATATGGCCTTGTCTATCTTGCCATACTTTATGACAACAGCTGCTAAGAAGCATGGTTTGGAGAACAAGATTGTCATTTTGACAGCGACATCTGGTGATACTGGGAAAGCTGCTATGGCAGGCTTCGCAGATGTTCCAGGTACTGAAATTATCGTCTTTTATCCAAAAGATGGTGTCAGCAAGGTACAAGAGCTGCAAATGACTACTCAGGCTGGCGACAATACTCATGTTATCGCCATTGACGGTAACTTTGACGATGCGCAAACCAACGTGAAGCATATGTTTAATGATGTGGCTCTCCGTGAAAAATTGGCTGCTAACAAGTTACAATTTTCATCAGCTAACTCTATGAACATTGGTCGTTTGGTACCACAAATTGTTTATTATGTTTATGCCTACGCTCAGTTGGTTAAGACTGGTGAAATTGTGGCTGGTGAAAAGGTTAACTTCACAGTACCAACAGGAAACTTTGGAAATATCTTAGCTGCCTTTTATGCTAAGCAAATTGGTTTGCCAGTTGGCAAATTAATTTGTGCTTCAAATGACAACAATGTCTTGACAGACTTCTTCAAGACACGTGTTTACGACAAGAAACGTGAGTTTAAAGTAACAACTAGTCCATCTATGGATATCTTGGTATCTTCAAACTTAGAGCGCTTGATTTTCCATCTTTTGGGAAATGATGCGGTTAAGACAGCTGAACTCATGAATGCCTTGAATACACAAGGACAATATGAATTGACAGACTTTGATGCAGAGATTCTGGAACTCTTCGCGGCTGAATATGCGACTGAAGAAGAAACGGCAGCAGAAATCAAGCGTGTCTACGAGTCAGATTCTTATATCGAGGATCCACATACGGCGGTTGCCTCGGCAGTTTATAAGAAATACCAAGCGGCTACTGGCGATGTGACTAAGACAGTGATTGCTTCAACAGCTAGTCCTTATAAGTTCCCAGTGGTTGCAGTAGAGGCTGTAACAGGGAAAGTAGGTTTAACAGACTTTGAAGCCTTGGCTCAATTACATGAAATTTCAGGTGTTGCAGTACCACCAGCAGTTGATGGCCTTGAAACATCTCCAGTTCGTCACAAGACAACCGTGGCAGCTACTGATATGCAAGCAGCGGTGGAGGCTTATCTAGGACTTTAAGACAGAGGGAGTAAACTCGGTTGGGAAACCAACTGAGTTTCTTTTCATCAGGAGGAGAGATTGTTTAAGAAAAATAAAGACATTCTTAATATTGCATTGCCAGCTATGGGTGAAAACTTTTTGCAGATGCTCATGGGAATGGTGGACAGTTATTTGGTTGCTCATTTAGGATTGATAGCTATTTCAGGTGTTTCAGTAGCTGGTAATATTATCACGATTTATCAGGCGATTTTCATTGCTCTAGGGGCAGCTATTTCTAGTGTTATTTCAAAAAGTTTGGGGCAGAAGGATCAGTCTAAGCTAGCCTATCATGTGACTGAGGCGTTAAAAATTACTTTACTATTAAGTTTCATTTTAGGAGCTTTGTCTATCTTCGCTGGGCAAGAGATGATTGGACTCTTGGGAACGGAGAGAGATGTAGCTGAGAGTGGCGGACTCTATCTATCCTTGGTAGGCGGATCGATTGTTCTTTTGGGGTTCATGACGAGTCTGGGTGCTTTGATTCGTGCAACGCATAATCCACGTTTGCCTCTCTATGTGAGTCTTTTATCCAATGCCTTGAATATTCTTTTTTCAAGTCTAGCTATTTTTATTCTGGATATGGGGATAGCTGGTGTTGCTTGGGGGACAATTCTGTCTCGTTTGGTAGGTCTTGTGATTTTATGGTCGCAATTAAAGTTGCCTTTTGAGAAACCGACTTTTGGTTTAGATAAGAAACTATTGACCTTAGCTTTGCCAGCAGCTGGAGAGCGGCTTATGATGCGGGCTGGTGATGTCGTGATCATTGCCTTGGTTGTGTCTTTTGGAACGGAGGCAGTTGCTGGGAATGCAGTCGGAGAAGTCTTGACCCAGTTTAACTATATGCCTGCCTTTGGCGTCGCTACGGCAACGGTCATGCTGGTGGCCCGAGCAGTTGGAGAGGATAATTGGGAAAGAGTAGCTAATTTGAGCAAGCAAACCTTTTGGCTTTCTCTGGTCCTCATGTTCCCCTTGACCTTCAGTATCTATGCTTTGGGTATACCACTCACTCATCTCTATACGACTGATTCTTTAGCGGTGGAGGCTAGTGTTTTAGTGACACTTTTTTCACTACTTGGTACTCCTATGACGATAGGAACAGTCATCTATACAGCAGTCTGGCAGGGTTTGGGCAATGCTCGGCTTCCCTTTTATGCGACAAGTATAGGAATGTGGTGTATCCGCATTGGAACAGGATATCTGATGGGGATTGTGCTTGGTTGGGGCTTGCCCGGTATTTGGGCCGGAACCCTTTTGGATAATGGTTTTCGTTGGTTATTTCTACGTTACCGTTACCAGCGCTATATGAGCTTGAAAGGATAGGAAATGCAAAAAACAGCTTTTATTTGGGATTTAGACGGGACTTTATTGGACTCTTATGAAGCGATTTTATCAGGGATTGAGGAAACTTTTGCTCAGTTTTCTATTCCTTATGATAAGGAGAAGGTGAGAGAGTTTATTCTCAAGTTTTCTGTGCAGGATTTGCTGGAGAAAGTTGCGGAAGAGCGAAAACTGGATGTCGAGGTGCTAAATCAGGTGCGTGCCCAGAGTCTGGCTGAGAAGAATGCTCAGGTAGTTTTGATGCCAGGTGCGCGTGATGTGCTAGCTTGGGCAGAGGAATCAGGAATTCAGCAGTTTGTTTACACTCATAAGGGAGACAATGCTCTTACCATTCTAAGAGACTTGGGTTTGGAATCTTATTTTACAGAGATTTTAACAAGTCAGAGTGGCTTTGCGCGTAAACCTAGTTCAGAAGCGGCCACCTATCTGTTAGACAAGTATCAGTTGGATTCTGAGAAGACCTATTATATAGGGGATCGGATTCTGGATGTGGAATTCGCGCAGAATAGTAAGATTCAAAGCATTAATTTTTTAGAGTCAACTTATGAAGGAAATCATAGGATTCAAGGGTTAGCAGATATTTCCCGTTTTTTTAAGGCTGAGCGATAAAAAGATTGTGTCAGTTTTGTGACAGAGACCTAACAAACTATTTCAAGTAACCGAGTTTGTTACAAGGAATAGACAGTTCTGTTAAATAGGCCCGAGAGGGCTTTTTTTCTGCATTTTTTGTGTTATCATAGACAGGTACTCATTTGAAAGGAATTTGAAAGAATGAAGAAAAGAATATTATTAGCCTCAACGGTAGCCTTGTCATTTGCCCCAGTATTGGCAACTCAAGCAGAAGAAGTTCTTTGGACTGCACAGAGTGTTGAGCAAATTCAAAACGATTTGACTAAAACGGATAACAAAACAAGTTATACCGTTCAGTATGGTGATACCTTGAGCACAATTGCAGAAGCCTTGGGTGTAGATGTCACAGTTCTTGCGAATTTGAATAAAATCACGAATATGGACTTGATTTTCCCAGAAACTGTTTTGACAACGACTGTCAATGAAGCAGAAGAGGTAACGGAAGTTGAAATCCAAACTCCACAAGCAGATTCTAGTGAAGAAGTGACAACTGCGACAGCAGATTTGACAACCAATCAAGTAACCGTAGATGATCAAACTGTTCAAGTTGCAGACCTTTCTCAACCGATTGCAGAAGCTCCAAAAGCGG from Streptococcus mitis NCTC 12261 harbors:
- a CDS encoding HAD family hydrolase; its protein translation is MQKTAFIWDLDGTLLDSYEAILSGIEETFAQFSIPYDKEKVREFILKFSVQDLLEKVAEERKLDVEVLNQVRAQSLAEKNAQVVLMPGARDVLAWAEESGIQQFVYTHKGDNALTILRDLGLESYFTEILTSQSGFARKPSSEAATYLLDKYQLDSEKTYYIGDRILDVEFAQNSKIQSINFLESTYEGNHRIQGLADISRFFKAER
- a CDS encoding MATE family efflux transporter — protein: MFKKNKDILNIALPAMGENFLQMLMGMVDSYLVAHLGLIAISGVSVAGNIITIYQAIFIALGAAISSVISKSLGQKDQSKLAYHVTEALKITLLLSFILGALSIFAGQEMIGLLGTERDVAESGGLYLSLVGGSIVLLGFMTSLGALIRATHNPRLPLYVSLLSNALNILFSSLAIFILDMGIAGVAWGTILSRLVGLVILWSQLKLPFEKPTFGLDKKLLTLALPAAGERLMMRAGDVVIIALVVSFGTEAVAGNAVGEVLTQFNYMPAFGVATATVMLVARAVGEDNWERVANLSKQTFWLSLVLMFPLTFSIYALGIPLTHLYTTDSLAVEASVLVTLFSLLGTPMTIGTVIYTAVWQGLGNARLPFYATSIGMWCIRIGTGYLMGIVLGWGLPGIWAGTLLDNGFRWLFLRYRYQRYMSLKG
- the thrC gene encoding threonine synthase; its protein translation is MTLVYQSTRDANNTVTASQAILQGLATDGGLFTPVTYPKVDLDFDKLKDASYQEVAKLVLSAFLDDFTAEELDYCINNAYDSKFDTPAIAPLVKLDGQYNLELFHGSTIAFKDMALSILPYFMTTAAKKHGLENKIVILTATSGDTGKAAMAGFADVPGTEIIVFYPKDGVSKVQELQMTTQAGDNTHVIAIDGNFDDAQTNVKHMFNDVALREKLAANKLQFSSANSMNIGRLVPQIVYYVYAYAQLVKTGEIVAGEKVNFTVPTGNFGNILAAFYAKQIGLPVGKLICASNDNNVLTDFFKTRVYDKKREFKVTTSPSMDILVSSNLERLIFHLLGNDAVKTAELMNALNTQGQYELTDFDAEILELFAAEYATEEETAAEIKRVYESDSYIEDPHTAVASAVYKKYQAATGDVTKTVIASTASPYKFPVVAVEAVTGKVGLTDFEALAQLHEISGVAVPPAVDGLETSPVRHKTTVAATDMQAAVEAYLGL
- a CDS encoding glutamyl-tRNA synthetase yields the protein MSRSIDLLKHRYLKNIKENPELFVGIELEYPVVNLEGDATDVEVIKYLFRYLVSALDFTVEKVDDFGTPIQLVEPASQDVILFEVSYTTIEFAFGKAETIQEVENRFNNYMDVIQRKLGESNHAIVGCGIHPNWNKNENTPVAYPRYQMLVDYLNLSRNMAESDLHHFPEYGAFICGSQVQLDVSKSNYLRVINAFTQIEGAKAYLLANSEFSGEDWDTKISRDIFWEESMHGIYPENVGVNARLFKDEDDFFDYLDHSAIFTAERDGQTYYFYPIQARDYLATTEIQAYALNGDEILIYPQEKDFETHRSYQYQDLTTRGTVEFRSVCTQPLERTFASAAFHLGLLVNLDKLEAYLETATFFKEFGRNYKFLRRQFSKKKLTNEEETAIIEFSKHILLLACEGLEMRNKQETSYLQPLKEELGL